A single region of the Candidatus Hydrogenedentota bacterium genome encodes:
- a CDS encoding type II toxin-antitoxin system prevent-host-death family antitoxin has translation MIVVSATEAQSNLPELLERVAHGEEITIEEKGAAVAKLVRADVSIQSADAIASAIAELRVFCSRHTTGGSTIREMIEEGRRL, from the coding sequence GTGATCGTTGTAAGCGCGACTGAGGCCCAATCCAACTTGCCGGAACTATTAGAGCGGGTTGCTCACGGAGAAGAGATTACGATCGAAGAAAAGGGCGCCGCCGTGGCAAAACTCGTTCGAGCTGACGTGAGCATCCAAAGTGCCGATGCCATTGCATCTGCCATCGCCGAATTGCGGGTTTTCTGCAGTCGACACACGACCGGCGGCAGCACTATCCGAGAGATGATCGAGGAAGGAAGGCGTCTGTGA
- a CDS encoding exo-alpha-sialidase gives MKVLSGRFRTLCLISGICALLAPHAIAAFGFSPSAPLNSDAATDDNAADEEVSIAADGSGTWIAVWNSNHTLGGTIDDLYHIFFARSTDNGANWSDNALLNSADGGARVVGFQPRVAGDGKGNWVCVWYAGKNIAGNGTDNDIFAAYSTDDGQTWSDTVIVNSNATTDGSSKDEYVSVVTDGKGHWTCVWHSNNDLGTDEIGDYDILTSRSSDNGATWSAVQALNSDAATDTTYDQDPRIETDRAGTWIAVWESENELDDKVGGDGDLLYAISTNNGQTWTENAALNADAAVDFGYETFPSIATDRLGNWVVVWEGNITIGGMASSDYEAMSAYSTDNGATWSMPTAINNDALTDDNYDSEPKVQTDGFGTWIAVWRKDGDDESPFGDDQDIVASKSTDNGKTWTDFDALNASMTTDTGGDVFSVLDTDRDGHWIAAWRSNDSLGDTIGTDSDILTANLTIDVPTIMVTKPNGGERWNIGDKETVEWESTGDAGNKVVIELLKGSNVVETIDNSTKNDGKQKWTVPKSVDTGNGYKVRVYSKSNSNISDESDDKFKIK, from the coding sequence ATGAAGGTACTATCCGGAAGGTTTCGGACATTATGTCTGATATCCGGCATTTGTGCGCTCCTCGCGCCGCACGCTATCGCCGCGTTCGGTTTCTCTCCTTCTGCGCCGCTCAATTCCGACGCCGCAACCGACGACAATGCCGCCGACGAGGAGGTGTCGATTGCCGCTGACGGTAGCGGCACGTGGATTGCCGTTTGGAATTCGAATCACACGCTGGGCGGCACAATCGATGACCTTTACCACATCTTCTTCGCGCGCTCGACGGACAACGGCGCCAACTGGAGCGACAATGCACTGCTCAACAGTGCGGATGGCGGCGCCCGAGTCGTCGGTTTTCAACCGCGGGTCGCCGGCGATGGCAAAGGCAACTGGGTGTGCGTGTGGTACGCCGGTAAGAACATTGCAGGCAACGGAACGGACAACGATATTTTTGCCGCCTATTCGACGGATGACGGACAGACCTGGTCCGATACCGTCATTGTCAACTCGAACGCGACGACCGACGGCAGTTCCAAAGACGAATACGTGTCCGTTGTCACGGACGGCAAGGGGCATTGGACTTGCGTTTGGCATTCCAACAACGATCTCGGCACGGACGAAATCGGTGATTACGACATCCTGACGTCCCGATCGTCCGACAACGGCGCGACATGGAGTGCTGTGCAGGCGCTCAACAGCGACGCCGCGACGGATACCACGTACGACCAGGATCCACGCATCGAAACCGATCGTGCAGGGACATGGATCGCCGTCTGGGAATCCGAAAACGAACTAGATGACAAGGTCGGCGGTGACGGCGACCTGCTCTACGCCATTTCCACGAACAATGGCCAGACGTGGACCGAAAACGCGGCCTTAAACGCCGATGCCGCAGTCGACTTTGGATACGAAACGTTCCCATCCATCGCAACCGACCGGCTCGGCAATTGGGTCGTCGTTTGGGAAGGCAACATTACGATCGGCGGTATGGCGAGTTCGGACTACGAGGCCATGTCCGCCTACTCAACCGATAATGGCGCCACGTGGTCCATGCCAACCGCCATCAATAACGACGCCCTCACTGACGACAACTACGACAGCGAGCCGAAAGTGCAAACCGACGGTTTCGGGACATGGATCGCTGTGTGGCGCAAGGACGGCGATGATGAAAGCCCCTTTGGAGACGACCAGGATATCGTTGCGTCCAAATCTACCGACAACGGCAAGACCTGGACTGACTTCGACGCGCTGAATGCGAGTATGACAACCGACACCGGTGGCGACGTCTTCAGCGTTCTGGATACCGACCGCGACGGTCATTGGATCGCGGCATGGCGCTCCAACGACTCCTTGGGCGATACGATCGGCACCGATTCCGACATTCTCACGGCCAACCTCACCATTGATGTCCCAACGATTATGGTCACCAAACCCAACGGCGGCGAAAGGTGGAATATCGGCGACAAAGAAACCGTCGAGTGGGAATCCACCGGCGACGCCGGCAACAAGGTCGTCATCGAGTTGCTCAAGGGATCGAACGTCGTCGAGACGATCGACAACAGCACGAAAAACGACGGCAAACAAAAGTGGACCGTGCCAAAATCGGTCGACACGGGCAACGGCTACAAGGTCCGCGTCTACTCGAAATCCAACTCGAATATCTCCGACGAAAGCGACGACAAATTCAAGATAAAATGA
- a CDS encoding HAD family phosphatase, translated as MVPLQRCSDGLFVTGNDGVTTIAATGDRKVEFIAFADRTIAYVKSALGYPAYYPVYPVRIDTPVRAVLMDLDGTSVHSESFWVWIIQLSIASLLGNPRFELEESDLPHVSGHSVSEHLQYCIDKYCPGLTVENARRFYFEHTDREMQAILEGRGKEGAFTPTPGLKEFLLELKARNIKIGLVTSGLYQKAWPEIVSAFQTLDLGDPKEFYDAIVTAGFAIRKGEVGTLGELSPKPHPWLYAEAARVGLGIDFAQRHHVVGIEDSGAGVCSIRLAGFAPIGVAGGNINESGTRALCTHFAERFDDVLSFL; from the coding sequence ATGGTCCCGTTACAGCGCTGCAGCGACGGATTGTTCGTCACTGGAAATGACGGTGTCACAACGATCGCCGCGACCGGCGATCGCAAGGTCGAATTCATTGCGTTCGCGGACCGGACCATCGCGTACGTAAAGTCCGCGCTCGGCTACCCCGCCTACTACCCCGTCTACCCCGTCCGCATCGATACGCCCGTCCGCGCGGTACTCATGGACCTCGACGGCACAAGCGTCCATAGCGAGTCGTTTTGGGTTTGGATTATCCAGCTCAGCATCGCCAGCTTGCTGGGAAACCCGCGGTTTGAACTGGAAGAATCCGATCTCCCCCACGTCTCCGGCCACAGTGTTTCCGAACACCTCCAGTACTGCATCGATAAGTACTGCCCGGGATTGACCGTGGAAAACGCGCGCCGGTTCTACTTCGAGCACACCGATCGCGAGATGCAAGCCATACTCGAAGGCCGCGGTAAAGAAGGCGCATTCACTCCGACCCCCGGACTGAAGGAATTCCTCCTCGAACTCAAAGCCCGCAACATCAAGATCGGCCTCGTCACCTCCGGTCTGTATCAAAAGGCGTGGCCGGAAATCGTCTCTGCGTTTCAAACACTTGACCTCGGTGACCCCAAGGAATTCTACGACGCGATAGTCACTGCCGGCTTCGCCATCCGCAAAGGCGAAGTAGGCACGCTCGGCGAATTGTCTCCCAAGCCGCATCCCTGGCTCTATGCCGAAGCCGCGCGCGTCGGACTCGGCATCGACTTCGCGCAGCGCCACCACGTCGTCGGAATCGAAGACAGCGGCGCGGGCGTATGCTCAATCCGTCTCGCGGGCTTCGCTCCCATCGGCGTCGCCGGCGGAAACATCAACGAAAGCGGTACCCGGGCCCTCTGCACACATTTCGCCGAACGCTTCGACGACGTTTTGTCCTTTCTCTAA
- a CDS encoding DUF2283 domain-containing protein: MSEFHMEYFDKEDVLLLVLSEDPEMQSIELFPNVTAELNEKGELIGIEILEASKFFRDYVLESMQAKLLGLQTAGKPV, from the coding sequence ATGAGTGAATTTCATATGGAATACTTCGACAAGGAGGATGTTCTGCTCCTTGTATTGTCGGAAGATCCGGAGATGCAAAGTATCGAGCTATTCCCGAACGTCACCGCAGAACTCAACGAGAAAGGCGAGCTAATAGGAATCGAAATCCTGGAGGCTAGCAAATTCTTCCGCGATTACGTGCTGGAGTCCATGCAGGCGAAATTGCTGGGACTTCAAACTGCTGGCAAACCGGTCTAA
- a CDS encoding PilT/PilU family type 4a pilus ATPase yields the protein MHIHELMHQAIENRASDIHLKTGNPPVFRVDGDLVRQSGVILNEDDIMGMLVNIAKPTDVEKYKKVMELDISYMFEEKARFRVNVCRDDGDTRIVLRLIPMQIKTIDELGLPQVLHKVCLNMNGLVLVTGVTGSGKSTTLAAIINEINEKRPVHVVTVEDPVEFLHQDKTAIITQREVGHDTLSFANALRGALRQDPDVILIGEMRDAETVRTAIASAETGHLVFSTLHTVDAIETLNRILDFFEPHQQLQIRKQLASVLRAVISQRLLPLKEGQGRCVAAEILIGNRTVRDFIDQAKSFKEITKLIEEGQEQYGMQTFDQALFDLWKSGRVSAETAIFNSTSPRDLKLKMQGLRSG from the coding sequence ATGCACATCCACGAGCTGATGCACCAGGCCATCGAAAATCGGGCATCGGACATTCACCTGAAGACCGGCAACCCACCCGTGTTCCGAGTGGACGGCGACCTCGTGCGGCAATCCGGCGTCATTCTCAACGAAGACGACATCATGGGCATGCTCGTGAACATCGCCAAGCCCACCGACGTCGAAAAATACAAGAAGGTAATGGAACTCGACATCTCGTACATGTTCGAGGAAAAGGCGCGGTTTCGCGTGAACGTGTGCCGCGACGACGGCGACACGCGCATCGTGCTCCGTCTGATTCCCATGCAAATCAAGACCATCGACGAACTCGGCCTGCCGCAGGTGTTGCACAAAGTCTGTCTGAATATGAACGGTCTCGTGCTCGTCACCGGCGTCACCGGCAGCGGTAAATCCACGACCCTCGCCGCAATCATCAACGAGATCAACGAGAAGCGTCCCGTGCACGTTGTCACCGTCGAAGACCCCGTCGAATTCCTCCACCAGGACAAGACCGCCATCATCACGCAGCGCGAAGTTGGCCACGACACGCTCTCGTTCGCGAACGCGCTCCGCGGCGCGCTGCGCCAGGACCCCGATGTAATCCTCATCGGCGAAATGCGCGACGCCGAAACCGTGCGCACCGCTATCGCGTCCGCCGAGACCGGCCACCTCGTCTTCTCGACGCTGCACACCGTCGACGCGATCGAAACGCTCAACCGAATTCTCGACTTCTTCGAGCCGCACCAGCAACTTCAGATTCGCAAGCAACTCGCGAGCGTCCTTCGCGCCGTCATTTCTCAACGCCTGCTGCCCTTAAAGGAGGGGCAAGGCCGTTGCGTCGCCGCGGAAATCCTGATCGGCAACCGAACCGTGCGCGATTTTATCGATCAGGCAAAGAGCTTCAAGGAAATCACCAAACTCATCGAAGAAGGCCAGGAACAATACGGCATGCAGACCTTTGATCAGGCCCTCTTCGACCTTTGGAAATCCGGCCGCGTCTCCGCCGAAACCGCCATCTTCAACTCCACCAGCCCACGCGACCTAAAGCTGAAAATGCAGGGGTTGCGCTCAGGATAA
- a CDS encoding PilZ domain-containing protein: MDDIERCLEVGRPAVLSITAWRGGERSARAIIRGWQRGSYVLLDIPDESGLGVGPRVGDPCKLRFLADGDACGLDATMIDLGSGSHFSYVKVAWPHAVTMTRVRKHQRVHVHIPCKVQVETGLPLEGEIHDMSAGGCRVALDRPLPQHTNVTIEFVLPGNASPIAAKAETCAVGAFPGGAWLGCKFVDIADDVRYAIDFFVATSAANLRIGSQLSNRILLIYPDLAQAAPLKQALASQGYDVTSAPNLIDGFFWLRASSPSLLLMHAEPMPFRGLDAVKSIRAIPAFENLPIILFGGSQNDRNEAMHAGVTQYLPSSAQVQELVTAVTSALAVST; this comes from the coding sequence TTGGACGACATAGAACGCTGCCTCGAAGTGGGCCGGCCCGCCGTCCTTTCCATCACTGCGTGGCGCGGCGGCGAACGGTCCGCCCGCGCGATTATCCGTGGATGGCAGCGTGGTTCCTATGTGCTGCTCGATATCCCGGACGAATCCGGACTGGGTGTCGGTCCACGCGTAGGCGATCCGTGCAAGCTGCGCTTCCTCGCTGACGGCGATGCCTGCGGCCTCGATGCGACAATGATCGACCTCGGCAGCGGCAGCCACTTCAGCTACGTGAAGGTCGCGTGGCCCCACGCTGTAACAATGACGCGCGTGCGCAAACACCAACGCGTCCACGTCCACATCCCATGCAAAGTGCAGGTTGAGACCGGACTCCCACTGGAAGGTGAAATCCACGACATGAGTGCGGGCGGCTGCCGTGTCGCGCTTGATCGGCCATTGCCGCAACACACGAACGTCACCATCGAGTTCGTTCTTCCCGGCAACGCGTCTCCGATCGCTGCAAAGGCGGAAACCTGCGCCGTCGGCGCCTTCCCTGGCGGCGCATGGCTCGGCTGCAAGTTCGTCGACATTGCGGATGATGTGCGCTACGCTATCGATTTCTTCGTCGCGACCTCCGCAGCGAACCTCCGCATTGGCTCACAGCTTTCGAATCGAATTCTGCTGATTTACCCCGACCTCGCGCAGGCGGCCCCGCTCAAACAGGCTCTGGCATCCCAGGGCTACGACGTGACCTCCGCTCCCAACTTGATTGACGGCTTCTTCTGGTTGCGCGCGAGTTCGCCGTCACTCCTTCTAATGCACGCGGAACCTATGCCGTTTCGCGGACTCGATGCAGTAAAGTCGATTCGCGCAATTCCCGCATTCGAAAACCTGCCCATAATCTTGTTCGGCGGTTCACAAAACGACCGGAACGAGGCAATGCACGCGGGCGTTACGCAATACCTGCCGTCCTCGGCACAGGTGCAAGAATTGGTGACCGCAGTGACCTCCGCACTGGCCGTCTCGACGTAA
- the ispG gene encoding flavodoxin-dependent (E)-4-hydroxy-3-methylbut-2-enyl-diphosphate synthase: MILAPRRHTRAVIVGDVQVGGGAPVVVQSMTNTETSDAKATADQITALANAGSELVRITVNTDEAAAAVPEIRRRVRDAGVTAPIIGDFHFNGHKLLTDHPDCAAALDKYRINPGNVGRGSKRDIQFSTICKVAVDNNKPVRIGVNVGSLNQELVMRKMQENTDRDLGLDSEEIINECMVISALQSTDLALECGLRQDQIIISCKSSTPLHLIEVYRDLSSKTDQPLHLGLTEAGMGIKGVAWSASVLGVLLSEGIGDTIRVSLTPRPGGDRCEEVYAACEILQSLGLRSFAPSITACPGCGRTTSTVFQELAEQTQAYVRDKMPEWKQKYHGFEELKLAVMGCVVNGPGESKAANIGISLPGTGEAPSCPVYVDGQKFKTLTGTPDQLAVEFRQIIDAYVEAKYAKSEMATVV; encoded by the coding sequence ATGATTCTCGCCCCTAGACGACATACGCGCGCCGTCATTGTCGGCGACGTACAGGTTGGCGGCGGCGCGCCCGTTGTTGTCCAGTCGATGACAAACACGGAGACTTCCGACGCGAAGGCGACCGCCGATCAGATCACCGCGCTCGCCAACGCCGGGTCGGAATTGGTTCGGATCACCGTCAACACCGATGAAGCCGCCGCGGCCGTCCCCGAAATTCGCCGGCGCGTGCGCGACGCGGGCGTAACCGCGCCGATTATCGGCGACTTCCATTTCAACGGCCACAAGCTGCTGACGGACCACCCCGATTGCGCCGCGGCGCTCGACAAGTACCGCATCAACCCTGGCAACGTGGGGCGCGGCTCAAAGCGGGACATCCAATTCTCAACCATCTGCAAAGTTGCCGTCGACAACAACAAGCCCGTCCGTATCGGCGTAAACGTCGGATCGCTCAATCAAGAACTCGTGATGCGGAAGATGCAAGAGAACACCGACCGCGATCTCGGCCTTGATTCAGAGGAAATCATCAACGAGTGCATGGTCATTTCCGCGCTGCAATCGACGGACCTCGCGCTGGAATGCGGCCTGCGGCAAGACCAGATCATCATTTCGTGCAAGAGCTCGACGCCACTGCACCTCATCGAGGTGTACCGCGACCTTTCGTCAAAGACTGACCAGCCGTTGCATCTCGGCCTTACCGAGGCCGGAATGGGTATCAAGGGCGTTGCGTGGTCCGCATCGGTATTGGGCGTGCTGCTATCCGAAGGCATCGGCGACACGATTCGCGTATCGCTCACGCCGCGGCCCGGCGGCGACCGGTGCGAAGAAGTATACGCGGCGTGCGAAATCCTCCAATCGCTTGGCCTGCGCTCGTTCGCGCCGAGCATCACGGCGTGCCCAGGCTGCGGCCGCACGACCAGCACGGTCTTCCAGGAGCTGGCTGAACAGACGCAAGCCTACGTCCGCGACAAGATGCCGGAGTGGAAACAGAAGTACCACGGCTTCGAAGAACTAAAACTCGCCGTGATGGGCTGCGTCGTCAACGGCCCCGGCGAATCCAAGGCCGCGAACATCGGCATCTCCTTGCCAGGTACCGGCGAGGCGCCAAGCTGCCCGGTCTACGTCGACGGCCAGAAATTCAAGACCCTGACCGGTACGCCCGACCAATTGGCCGTCGAGTTTCGGCAGATTATCGACGCGTATGTGGAAGCAAAGTACGCGAAGTCCGAGATGGCGACCGTGGTATGA
- a CDS encoding aldehyde dehydrogenase family protein, with the protein MATATLPTILPTVKSFVAERRQMLINGKWVDAVSDRTFEVFNPATGEVLAHVASGDVQDIDAAVKSARAAFESGPWPAMTPSDRGRLIWKLGDLIEQHLEEFAQLESLDNGKPLSVARVADVPLAADLFRYMAGWATKIEGNTIPISVPYAPGAKFFAYTAREPVGVVGQIIPWNFPLLMAAWKLGPALAAGCTVVLKPAEQTPLSALLLGKLICEAGFPDGVVNIVTGFGETAGAALAQHPGIDKIAFTGSTEVGKLIVEAAAKDLKKVSLELGGKSPNIVFSDSDVELAIQGAANAIFFNHGQCCCAGSRLYVEDDIFDDVVNGVAGAARSIKVGDGFSPDTQMGPLVSEEQLNRVSGYLDSGIAEGAKAVCGGKRMGNGGYFVEPTVLVNTNQKMKIVQEEIFGPVVTAMPFKSEDDIAPVANDTVYGLAGGIWTRDISKAHRAAAKLRAGTVWINCYNVFDAALPFGGYKQSGWGREMGHDVLENYTETKAVCIAI; encoded by the coding sequence ATGGCTACCGCAACACTTCCTACCATTCTTCCGACCGTCAAATCGTTCGTTGCCGAAAGGCGACAGATGCTCATCAACGGCAAATGGGTCGACGCTGTTTCCGACCGGACCTTCGAAGTCTTCAATCCTGCCACAGGCGAAGTCCTCGCCCACGTCGCATCGGGTGACGTTCAGGACATCGACGCCGCCGTGAAATCTGCGCGCGCCGCGTTTGAAAGCGGGCCGTGGCCGGCGATGACGCCGTCCGACCGCGGCAGACTGATATGGAAACTCGGCGACCTCATCGAACAGCACCTCGAAGAATTCGCGCAGCTCGAGTCGCTCGACAACGGCAAACCCCTTTCCGTCGCGCGCGTCGCCGATGTCCCGCTCGCGGCTGATCTGTTCCGGTATATGGCCGGCTGGGCGACGAAGATCGAGGGTAACACGATTCCCATCTCCGTCCCGTACGCGCCCGGCGCGAAGTTCTTTGCATACACCGCGCGCGAACCGGTTGGCGTCGTCGGCCAAATCATTCCGTGGAATTTCCCGCTCCTGATGGCCGCGTGGAAACTCGGCCCCGCGCTCGCCGCGGGCTGCACCGTCGTGCTCAAACCCGCCGAGCAAACGCCGCTCTCCGCGCTGCTGCTCGGCAAACTGATTTGCGAAGCGGGCTTTCCAGACGGCGTCGTCAACATCGTAACCGGCTTCGGAGAAACTGCGGGCGCCGCGCTCGCGCAACATCCGGGCATCGACAAGATCGCGTTCACCGGCTCGACCGAGGTCGGCAAACTTATCGTCGAAGCCGCCGCGAAAGACCTCAAAAAGGTCTCGCTGGAACTCGGCGGCAAATCGCCGAACATCGTATTCAGCGACTCGGACGTCGAACTCGCCATCCAGGGCGCGGCCAATGCCATCTTCTTCAACCACGGCCAATGCTGCTGCGCCGGCTCGCGTCTCTACGTCGAGGACGACATCTTCGACGACGTAGTCAATGGTGTCGCGGGCGCCGCGCGCAGCATCAAGGTCGGCGACGGCTTCTCGCCCGACACGCAGATGGGCCCGCTCGTGTCCGAAGAACAACTCAACCGCGTATCCGGCTATCTCGACTCCGGCATCGCTGAAGGCGCCAAGGCCGTTTGCGGCGGCAAGCGCATGGGCAATGGCGGCTACTTCGTCGAACCCACCGTGCTCGTGAACACCAACCAGAAAATGAAAATCGTCCAGGAAGAAATCTTCGGCCCCGTCGTCACCGCAATGCCGTTCAAAAGCGAAGACGACATCGCCCCCGTCGCCAACGACACGGTCTACGGCCTCGCCGGCGGCATCTGGACCCGCGACATCTCGAAGGCCCACCGCGCCGCCGCCAAACTCCGCGCCGGCACCGTCTGGATCAATTGCTACAACGTCTTCGACGCCGCGCTTCCGTTTGGCGGGTATAAACAGTCCGGCTGGGGCCGCGAAATGGGCCACGACGTCCTCGAGAACTACACGGAAACGAAAGCGGTCTGTATTGCGATATGA
- a CDS encoding exo-alpha-sialidase, with amino-acid sequence MLGRPRNVHVLVLIPFVTFGGFPQQALAVLGFSEPVALNSTAGGDGTAADNTPDIASDGNGNWVAVWSSFNSLGNTIGTDSDILVSTSTDNGSTWSATEPLNSNAADDAGSDSNPVVATNGAGVWIATWVTTDSFEDTIGTDGNILFSRSLDNGATWSEVEFLNSNADSDTGADAMPCIANDGGLNWIIAWHSNDTLGNTVGPDNDILFSRSSDGGVTWTNVATLNSNAGTDIGLDANVSVATDKAGNWIAVWETNDPFGNTVGTDYDIFFARSSNNGQTWSAMAPLNSNAAGDTGNDRSPRVAADTAGNCVAVWHSNDTLGGTVGSDNDIFTTSSSDSGATWEPVKALNPNADADTVADLNASVVSDNAGNWLVVWHGLQTARGGDYDVFASASSNDGAAWSEVAVLYQGAEADIGNDRFARTATDGAGNWAVVWESTNSLGNTIGADNDILISISDAVSVNGLTLLAPNGGERWKHDTKRKILWSTTGNVGERVQLILLRNGLFVSQIKAKTKNDGKLNWLVPANAAPGSGYQIRIVSKDDPNISDESDASFRIKSAE; translated from the coding sequence ATGCTCGGTCGGCCCCGCAACGTGCACGTCCTTGTGCTCATCCCATTCGTCACATTCGGAGGATTCCCGCAACAGGCTCTCGCCGTGCTCGGTTTCTCCGAACCCGTGGCGCTCAACTCGACCGCTGGCGGCGATGGCACTGCCGCCGACAACACACCCGATATCGCATCCGACGGGAACGGGAATTGGGTCGCGGTGTGGAGTTCATTTAATTCGCTCGGCAACACAATCGGAACCGATTCGGATATTTTGGTGAGCACGTCAACCGACAACGGCTCGACTTGGTCCGCGACAGAGCCATTGAACTCGAACGCAGCCGATGACGCCGGCAGCGACAGCAATCCCGTTGTCGCAACCAATGGGGCCGGCGTGTGGATCGCAACCTGGGTGACAACGGACAGCTTTGAAGACACGATAGGCACCGACGGGAATATTCTATTCTCGCGTTCCCTGGACAACGGCGCCACCTGGAGCGAGGTCGAGTTCCTCAATTCGAACGCAGACTCCGACACCGGCGCGGACGCCATGCCGTGCATCGCAAACGATGGTGGCTTGAACTGGATCATTGCCTGGCATTCAAACGATACCCTGGGCAACACCGTCGGACCGGACAACGACATCCTCTTCTCGCGATCGTCCGACGGCGGCGTGACGTGGACAAACGTCGCCACGCTGAATTCCAACGCGGGTACGGACATCGGGCTCGACGCGAACGTAAGCGTCGCGACCGACAAGGCCGGCAATTGGATTGCCGTGTGGGAAACGAACGATCCCTTCGGCAACACTGTCGGCACCGACTACGACATCTTTTTCGCACGCTCGAGCAATAACGGCCAAACATGGAGCGCGATGGCGCCGCTGAACTCAAACGCGGCCGGCGATACGGGTAACGACCGGTCCCCGCGCGTCGCCGCCGACACGGCGGGAAACTGCGTCGCCGTGTGGCACTCGAACGACACACTCGGCGGAACCGTGGGCTCGGACAACGACATCTTTACCACGTCGTCGAGCGACAGCGGCGCGACCTGGGAGCCCGTCAAAGCGCTCAACCCGAACGCGGATGCCGACACCGTCGCCGACCTGAATGCAAGTGTAGTAAGCGATAATGCAGGCAACTGGCTTGTCGTGTGGCACGGACTACAAACCGCGCGCGGCGGCGATTACGATGTCTTCGCGTCGGCGTCATCGAATGATGGAGCGGCGTGGAGCGAAGTAGCGGTGCTCTACCAGGGCGCGGAAGCGGACATTGGAAACGACCGCTTTGCGCGCACCGCGACCGACGGCGCGGGCAATTGGGCCGTGGTTTGGGAGTCGACCAACTCCCTGGGCAACACCATCGGCGCGGACAACGACATCCTCATTTCGATTAGCGACGCCGTCTCCGTAAATGGCCTTACCCTGCTCGCGCCCAATGGCGGCGAACGATGGAAGCACGATACGAAGCGGAAGATCCTGTGGTCGACGACGGGAAACGTCGGCGAGCGGGTCCAACTCATTCTCCTCCGCAATGGACTCTTCGTGTCCCAAATCAAGGCAAAGACCAAGAACGACGGAAAACTGAACTGGCTGGTTCCCGCCAACGCCGCCCCGGGTAGTGGATACCAGATACGCATCGTCTCGAAGGACGACCCAAACATCTCCGACGAGAGCGACGCATCCTTCCGGATCAAATCCGCCGAATAG
- a CDS encoding type II toxin-antitoxin system VapC family toxin yields MTGFVLDCSVTMAWCFSDEFNDYASSVQDALQHTQARVPAIWYFEVANVLVVGERRARLTAEDSVAFLSLVARLPIEIVPPETADGMSNTLAIAKQTGFSAYDSAYIDLATRENVPLATLDKSVAAAAQAFGVQLFDPMHRPDRANGGNE; encoded by the coding sequence GTGACGGGATTTGTTCTCGATTGTTCCGTCACGATGGCATGGTGTTTCAGCGACGAGTTCAATGACTACGCGTCCTCGGTACAGGATGCGCTTCAACACACTCAGGCGAGAGTACCTGCGATCTGGTATTTCGAAGTAGCGAATGTCTTAGTCGTAGGTGAACGGCGTGCCCGGTTGACGGCGGAGGACTCTGTCGCATTCTTATCCCTCGTGGCCAGGTTGCCAATCGAGATCGTCCCGCCCGAAACCGCCGATGGTATGTCCAATACTTTGGCTATAGCGAAACAGACTGGGTTTTCCGCTTACGATTCCGCCTACATCGACTTGGCAACGCGAGAAAACGTGCCTCTGGCTACGCTCGACAAATCGGTCGCCGCTGCTGCCCAAGCCTTCGGGGTTCAATTGTTCGACCCGATGCATAGGCCTGATCGTGCGAATGGCGGGAATGAATAG